Proteins from a single region of Syntrophorhabdaceae bacterium:
- a CDS encoding TraR/DksA family transcriptional regulator translates to MKKKERDLYRKRLLKMRQDILNKAKKLKEDSYNLGTDGIQDMADAASNTYTADILMSISDNDLTLLKDIDNALDKLEKGTYGICEECEEIISEKRLEANPVARYCITCKRQMEQKGI, encoded by the coding sequence ATGAAGAAAAAGGAACGTGACCTTTACCGAAAAAGGCTCCTGAAGATGAGGCAAGACATATTAAATAAGGCCAAGAAGCTAAAGGAAGATTCCTATAATCTCGGAACGGACGGCATTCAGGATATGGCTGATGCTGCGAGCAACACCTATACGGCCGATATCCTTATGAGTATCAGCGACAACGATCTTACCCTCCTGAAAGATATCGACAACGCCCTCGACAAGCTGGAAAAAGGTACCTATGGAATATGTGAAGAGTGTGAAGAGATAATTAGCGAAAAAAGACTTGAAGCAAATCCTGTAGCAAGGTATTGTATAACATGTAAGAGACAAATGGAGCAGAAGGGAATTTGA
- the obgE gene encoding GTPase ObgE: MKFVDEASIYVEAGRGGRGSISFRRAKFIPRGGPDGGDGGKGGDVIVTGKRDLASLLDFKYKRNYKAESGKAGGANNRTGRDGLDRVIYVPLGTIIYEGPELSILSSITKDGESYVVAQGGRGGRGNTRFVTATHRAPTEHDEGEEGDKRELKLVLKLLADVGLVGLPNVGKSTLISRLTDARPKVGDYPFTTLTPALGALKHQEKTFVIADIPGIVHGASTGRGLGLTFLKHIERTQMLLIVIDASSPTVKRDYDTLLNELKAYNGELLRKQRIIVLNKIDLVAESMLKAWQMYFDEKMERHVEVSALKGLAIGELKKLISTSATAGVMKDCAN, translated from the coding sequence ATGAAATTTGTTGATGAAGCATCTATCTATGTTGAGGCAGGACGAGGCGGTCGGGGTAGTATAAGCTTCAGGAGAGCCAAGTTTATTCCGCGAGGCGGACCTGATGGCGGCGATGGCGGAAAGGGAGGGGACGTAATCGTAACCGGAAAAAGGGATCTGGCGAGTCTTCTCGATTTCAAATATAAGCGAAATTACAAAGCGGAAAGCGGTAAAGCCGGCGGAGCAAACAACAGAACAGGCAGAGACGGTTTGGATCGGGTGATCTACGTGCCGCTCGGAACCATCATCTACGAAGGGCCGGAATTATCTATTCTTTCGAGTATCACGAAGGACGGGGAGTCTTATGTCGTCGCACAGGGCGGACGGGGCGGCAGGGGTAATACCCGTTTTGTAACGGCGACGCACAGGGCGCCCACAGAACATGATGAAGGCGAAGAGGGCGATAAACGCGAGTTGAAACTCGTGCTCAAGCTCCTCGCTGACGTGGGTCTCGTGGGGCTTCCCAATGTGGGCAAGTCAACCCTCATCTCACGTTTGACCGACGCGAGACCCAAGGTAGGTGATTATCCGTTTACCACACTAACCCCGGCTCTCGGCGCGCTTAAACATCAGGAGAAGACATTTGTCATCGCCGATATTCCCGGCATTGTTCACGGGGCTTCGACAGGCAGGGGTCTGGGGCTCACATTTTTGAAGCACATAGAGCGAACTCAGATGCTTCTCATAGTTATCGATGCGTCCTCGCCCACGGTCAAGAGAGACTACGATACGCTGCTTAATGAACTGAAGGCGTATAACGGAGAGTTGCTCCGAAAACAAAGGATTATCGTGCTCAACAAGATCGATCTTGTTGCAGAAAGTATGCTCAAGGCATGGCAGATGTATTTCGACGAGAAAATGGAACGACATGTGGAGGTGAGTGCGCTCAAAGGCCTCGCGATAGGCGAATTGAAGAAACTCATTTCTACAAGCGCCACCGCCGGGGTCATGAAAGATTGCGCAAACTGA
- a CDS encoding tetratricopeptide repeat protein, protein MKLKIVVLLCLLFSLCYFFLSILNPDPVKFNYWSGSPIEMSVASFVVFSFILGVIVSIIVSFFYDIKSTINSFIAGRHQKKTGEFKELFERAKSYDMRGDRTRAIEQLEKLTRQAPNRDEAYVALADIYVSMEEYDKALEILGVAETNMGKNEVILLKKIRVNLTTKDYVKNEPILKEVLKINESNIDALRILRDFYVWKKEWNEAYEIEKRIRKFIKTEDEKRRFVGIQYEKTLALFNERFSQNADRIVDKLKELIAEDKRFIPTYLLLAEAYKKMDKLNEAGRVYGRGYTKTGHIIFLLRMEDLYINRGDPGAILKIYQRVLDLSPRDHLISFLYARLCLRLEMIDEAIDMLNTLIAEGEDFRGLHRAMAEAYIHRGEMEEAVSEFREAFPMKEVYIPFVCTKCQAIKAEWTDFCESCNSWNTVNVKKEEFLHTDTTELRVIYEGEDWSQGE, encoded by the coding sequence ATGAAGCTGAAGATAGTTGTTCTACTCTGCCTGCTGTTCAGTCTTTGTTATTTTTTCCTGTCCATATTGAACCCTGATCCGGTGAAGTTCAACTATTGGAGCGGGTCGCCCATTGAGATGTCGGTGGCGAGCTTCGTTGTCTTCTCCTTTATACTTGGGGTTATTGTATCCATCATCGTCAGCTTTTTCTATGACATCAAAAGCACGATCAACAGCTTCATAGCAGGAAGACATCAAAAGAAAACAGGGGAGTTCAAGGAACTGTTTGAGAGGGCAAAATCCTATGATATGCGGGGTGACCGCACCCGCGCCATAGAACAGCTTGAGAAGCTGACGAGACAGGCGCCCAACAGGGACGAAGCCTATGTGGCGCTCGCAGACATATATGTTTCCATGGAAGAGTACGATAAAGCACTGGAAATACTGGGCGTCGCAGAAACGAATATGGGTAAGAATGAAGTCATCCTGCTCAAAAAGATTCGGGTAAACCTCACGACCAAGGACTACGTAAAGAACGAACCTATCCTGAAAGAAGTATTGAAAATCAACGAATCGAATATCGATGCCCTGAGAATACTCAGGGACTTCTACGTGTGGAAGAAAGAGTGGAACGAGGCCTACGAAATTGAAAAAAGGATACGGAAATTTATCAAGACGGAAGATGAGAAGAGGCGGTTCGTGGGCATTCAGTACGAAAAGACGCTCGCCCTCTTCAACGAGAGATTTTCCCAGAACGCCGACAGGATAGTCGACAAGTTGAAAGAGCTTATCGCGGAAGATAAACGGTTTATCCCGACATATCTTCTGCTGGCTGAAGCCTACAAGAAGATGGACAAGTTAAATGAGGCAGGAAGGGTCTACGGGCGGGGCTATACAAAAACGGGCCACATCATTTTCCTCCTCAGGATGGAAGACCTTTACATCAACCGGGGAGACCCCGGGGCCATACTCAAGATCTACCAAAGGGTCTTAGACCTATCGCCCAGGGACCATCTCATCTCGTTTCTCTATGCGAGGCTGTGCCTGAGATTAGAGATGATCGACGAAGCCATCGATATGCTCAATACCTTGATCGCTGAAGGAGAAGACTTCAGAGGGCTGCACAGGGCCATGGCAGAAGCCTATATCCACAGGGGAGAAATGGAAGAGGCCGTATCGGAGTTCCGAGAGGCCTTTCCCATGAAAGAGGTCTATATACCCTTTGTCTGCACGAAATGTCAGGCCATAAAGGCCGAATGGACCGATTTCTGCGAGAGCTGTAACAGCTGGAACACGGTCAACGTGAAGAAGGAGGAGTTCCTCCATACCGATACCACCGAGCTGAGGGTGATATACGAAGGCGAAGACTGGAGTCAGGGAGAGTAG
- a CDS encoding glutamate-5-semialdehyde dehydrogenase: MKRTDHAQKAEALAQKAKACSSMLAHASTKTKNEVLARLEQLLAKKKPYLLTENEKDIKAAEKAGLAKSLIDRLRIDDKLIREMQGSLRDVANLPDPVGDIVKTWKRPNGLLVGRMRIPIGVILIIYESRPNVTVEAFSLCLKSGNSVILKGGSEAYHSNLALYTLIREALNSSGIDPDVVQFVETADRDYIYSLLKMDEHIDLIIPRGGEALIRNIVEQSRIPVLKHYKGVCHIFVDESASFEMAYGICVNAKAQKPATCNAMETLLVHEAIAKDFLPQMAQRLKEQGVRLKGCPKTVRIVKDIARAEEANWYEEYLDLRLNVKIVKDVAQAIAHIRKYGSSHTEAIVTENLQRAWMFVRELDSSLVLVNASTRLNDGFQLGLGAEMGISTTRLHAFGPMGLEELTITKFIAFGDGQLRT; this comes from the coding sequence ATGAAAAGAACCGATCACGCGCAAAAAGCGGAGGCGCTCGCGCAAAAGGCCAAGGCATGTTCAAGCATGCTCGCCCATGCGAGCACTAAGACGAAGAATGAAGTCCTTGCACGATTGGAGCAACTGCTTGCCAAGAAAAAGCCTTACCTTCTGACGGAGAACGAAAAGGATATAAAGGCTGCTGAGAAGGCCGGCCTGGCCAAGAGTCTCATCGACAGGCTCCGGATTGACGATAAGCTGATCCGGGAAATGCAGGGAAGCCTTCGTGACGTCGCAAACCTGCCTGACCCTGTCGGAGACATCGTGAAGACATGGAAGAGGCCGAACGGGCTCTTGGTAGGAAGGATGAGAATCCCCATCGGCGTTATTCTCATTATATACGAATCGCGGCCCAATGTGACCGTCGAGGCCTTCTCACTGTGCCTGAAAAGTGGGAACTCAGTGATACTGAAGGGCGGCTCAGAGGCTTACCATTCCAATCTCGCCCTTTACACGCTGATTCGTGAGGCCCTCAACAGCTCCGGCATCGACCCCGATGTCGTGCAATTCGTAGAGACCGCGGACAGGGACTACATCTATAGCCTGCTCAAAATGGATGAGCATATCGACCTTATCATACCGAGAGGAGGCGAGGCGCTCATCAGGAATATCGTCGAGCAATCGAGGATACCGGTGTTAAAGCATTACAAAGGGGTCTGTCACATCTTTGTGGACGAGTCCGCTTCATTCGAGATGGCATACGGTATATGTGTCAACGCAAAGGCGCAGAAACCTGCGACCTGCAACGCCATGGAGACGCTCCTCGTGCATGAGGCCATCGCAAAGGACTTCTTGCCACAGATGGCGCAGCGCTTGAAGGAGCAGGGCGTAAGACTCAAGGGCTGTCCGAAAACCGTAAGGATCGTTAAGGACATAGCCAGGGCAGAGGAGGCCAACTGGTATGAAGAATACCTTGATCTGAGACTGAACGTAAAGATCGTGAAAGACGTGGCCCAAGCCATCGCGCATATCAGAAAATACGGATCAAGCCACACCGAGGCCATTGTCACGGAAAACTTGCAGCGCGCCTGGATGTTTGTGAGGGAGCTCGATTCCTCGCTCGTCCTTGTCAATGCTTCTACGAGACTGAACGACGGCTTCCAGCTCGGACTCGGGGCCGAAATGGGTATCAGTACCACAAGACTCCATGCTTTCGGGCCCATGGGTCTTGAGGAGTTGACTATTACAAAATTCATCGCCTTTGGCGATGGCCAGCTGAGGACGTGA
- the rsfS gene encoding ribosome silencing factor: MLAHEKKAKDVVIMKLADLTDLADYFLLASGTSERHVRTIADNIGTGMKERGIKPSSVEGYREGRWVIIDYQNTVAHVFLEQLRELYDLESLWIEAKRYRIENEKKYAEVENEEKGT; encoded by the coding sequence ATGCTGGCTCACGAAAAGAAAGCGAAAGATGTGGTCATCATGAAACTCGCGGATCTTACCGACCTTGCGGATTACTTCCTGCTTGCAAGCGGAACGAGCGAACGCCATGTGAGGACCATTGCGGACAACATTGGGACGGGAATGAAAGAGCGCGGGATAAAGCCCTCAAGCGTTGAAGGCTATCGCGAGGGACGATGGGTGATTATCGACTATCAGAATACCGTTGCGCATGTCTTTCTTGAACAGCTGCGCGAATTATATGATCTGGAAAGCCTGTGGATAGAGGCGAAAAGATATAGGATAGAAAACGAAAAAAAGTACGCAGAGGTGGAGAATGAAGAAAAAGGAACGTGA
- the proB gene encoding glutamate 5-kinase encodes MHRLKTNEIPIKRLVVKIGTSVLVDDGKKIATSKIKDIARQVKAVKAMNIDVIIVSSGAIACGMETVGLAKKPKEIAKRQALASIGQVLLMKMYRENFEREDMKVGQILLTHEDIKNRTRCINLMNTLDTLLTMGIVPVINENDALSFTEIKFGDNDNLSALIAQIADADMLLLLSDVEGLFDCDPNTNPHASMIPVVAKIDEDIERVATGTGSEKSVGGMASKLEAAKKAGWYGIPTRVVLGTKKDVIVKVTTGSEIGTLFLPERKLARRKWWTAFAFKPKGTLYIDAGAERALVHNGKSLLPSGVVMTEGAFTSGECIELKNARGEVVAKGITNYSSSDVERIKGLKSVDIERKLGYKYTEEIVHRDNMVII; translated from the coding sequence ATGCACAGGCTCAAGACAAATGAGATCCCCATCAAGCGACTCGTTGTGAAGATCGGAACGTCGGTCCTTGTCGACGATGGCAAGAAGATCGCGACCAGTAAGATCAAGGATATCGCCCGGCAGGTAAAAGCCGTCAAGGCCATGAATATTGACGTTATTATCGTCTCGAGCGGCGCCATCGCCTGCGGAATGGAAACCGTGGGCCTCGCAAAGAAGCCCAAAGAGATTGCGAAAAGGCAGGCACTGGCTTCCATCGGACAAGTACTACTCATGAAGATGTACCGCGAAAATTTTGAGAGAGAGGATATGAAAGTGGGGCAAATCCTTCTCACTCACGAGGACATCAAGAACAGGACAAGATGTATCAACCTCATGAATACCCTTGACACCCTTCTCACCATGGGCATCGTACCGGTTATCAACGAGAATGACGCCCTCTCATTTACGGAGATCAAATTTGGCGATAATGACAATCTTTCGGCGCTTATCGCTCAGATCGCCGACGCCGATATGCTGCTGCTTCTTTCCGATGTGGAGGGACTCTTTGACTGTGATCCCAACACGAACCCCCATGCCTCAATGATCCCGGTCGTTGCCAAGATCGACGAGGACATAGAGCGGGTAGCCACAGGTACGGGAAGCGAGAAGAGTGTCGGCGGTATGGCAAGCAAGCTGGAAGCGGCGAAAAAGGCGGGTTGGTATGGCATACCGACCAGAGTTGTCCTCGGGACGAAAAAAGACGTGATCGTGAAGGTGACCACAGGCAGCGAGATCGGGACTCTTTTTCTGCCCGAGCGTAAACTCGCGAGAAGAAAATGGTGGACCGCCTTTGCCTTCAAACCCAAAGGCACGCTCTATATTGACGCAGGCGCGGAGCGCGCGCTCGTCCATAACGGGAAAAGCCTCCTTCCGTCCGGGGTGGTCATGACAGAAGGCGCTTTTACGAGCGGCGAGTGCATCGAGCTCAAAAACGCACGCGGAGAGGTCGTCGCAAAGGGCATTACAAACTATTCATCGTCCGATGTTGAGAGGATAAAAGGTCTGAAAAGTGTTGATATAGAAAGGAAGCTCGGATATAAATACACGGAAGAAATTGTGCATAGAGATAATATGGTGATTATATGA
- the nadD gene encoding nicotinate-nucleotide adenylyltransferase, whose translation MAIGLFGGTFDPIHVGHLRVAEEIRQDFSLERIYFIPSGVPPHKRGRAITDADERLRMVKAALKGNKFFRISQVEAIRQGPSYTIDTLQHFGKRFRELYFLIGIDAFSEIKTWHLYKELFHHAHFIVMTRPMATRKAPLAELPRYLKKDVKKVGETVFEHASGKNIYFHDITQMDISSTKIKELLKRRRSIRYLVPASVERIIIERGLYRT comes from the coding sequence ATGGCAATCGGCCTGTTCGGAGGAACCTTTGACCCGATCCATGTGGGACATCTTCGTGTCGCAGAGGAGATCCGGCAAGATTTCTCCCTGGAGAGAATCTATTTCATACCCAGCGGAGTACCCCCACACAAACGAGGACGGGCGATTACGGATGCCGATGAGAGGCTCCGTATGGTGAAAGCGGCGCTCAAGGGCAACAAATTCTTCAGAATCTCTCAGGTGGAGGCCATAAGGCAAGGTCCTTCATATACGATCGACACATTGCAGCACTTCGGCAAGCGGTTCAGGGAACTTTACTTTCTCATCGGCATAGACGCCTTTTCCGAGATTAAGACGTGGCATCTCTATAAGGAACTGTTTCATCATGCGCATTTTATCGTGATGACGAGACCCATGGCCACCCGGAAGGCGCCCCTGGCCGAGCTTCCCCGATATCTTAAGAAGGACGTAAAGAAAGTCGGAGAGACCGTGTTCGAGCATGCATCAGGCAAGAACATTTACTTCCACGATATTACGCAGATGGACATTTCATCGACAAAGATAAAAGAACTCTTGAAGAGGCGCCGGTCGATAAGGTATCTTGTTCCCGCCTCCGTGGAGAGGATCATTATTGAGAGGGGGCTGTACAGAACATAA